A window from Leptothermofonsia sichuanensis E412 encodes these proteins:
- a CDS encoding phage tail protein, with translation MTINQRPGKASQLLDYLPAIFQQGSKPGESNFIGRFLLAFERILLGLGEVSEEIQEPGLEEILGGIVDPDTQTTQLAGIQRYFEPGVRLRSGEEVFLRTWESAPTDFLPWLAGWVALTLRQDWTEEEKRRFISRIVPLYRQRGTKKGLRELLSAYTGLPRDSVEIYELTQPLQVGITSKVGVDTAIGSGPPHFFMVKMSLSLSGATDFTEERSRKEQIARSIIDQEKPAHTYYELLVQFPTIQVGVTSTVGKDTLLGIPPN, from the coding sequence ATGACCATTAACCAGCGCCCTGGAAAAGCCAGTCAATTGCTGGATTATCTTCCCGCCATCTTTCAACAGGGGAGTAAACCGGGAGAGTCCAATTTTATTGGACGATTTCTGCTGGCCTTTGAGCGTATCCTGTTGGGTCTGGGCGAAGTCTCAGAGGAAATCCAGGAACCGGGACTGGAAGAAATTCTGGGCGGGATTGTCGATCCCGACACGCAAACAACCCAACTGGCTGGCATCCAGCGGTACTTTGAACCCGGTGTGCGCCTCCGGAGTGGGGAAGAGGTGTTCCTGCGAACCTGGGAATCTGCCCCAACGGATTTTTTGCCCTGGCTGGCAGGCTGGGTGGCGCTCACCCTGCGGCAGGACTGGACTGAGGAAGAAAAACGCCGGTTCATCAGCCGGATTGTGCCCCTTTACCGGCAGCGGGGTACGAAGAAAGGGCTGAGAGAACTGCTGTCTGCCTACACCGGCTTACCCAGGGACAGCGTAGAGATCTATGAACTGACCCAGCCCCTCCAGGTGGGCATTACCTCAAAGGTGGGGGTCGATACCGCGATCGGCAGTGGTCCGCCCCACTTTTTTATGGTCAAGATGTCACTCTCTCTTTCAGGGGCCACCGATTTTACGGAGGAGCGATCGCGTAAGGAGCAGATTGCCCGCTCCATTATTGACCAGGAAAAACCCGCCCACACCTATTACGAACTGCTGGTGCAGTTTCCCACGATTCAGGTAGGGGTGACTTCAACCGTGGGCAAAGACACCTTACTGGGCATTCCCCCCAATTGA
- a CDS encoding baseplate J/gp47 family protein, giving the protein MPLELPNLDDRTYEDLVKEALSMIPTYAPDWTNYNPSDPGITLIELFAYLSEMLIYRLNRVTDENILTFLTLLNGPGWVPAQDLREEVRKSVLHLRSRYRAVTREDYELLSTENFNRWLGRMQEAERSGNSTGLEEWWTVTGLERTQDSNLPSRLKPIQRAHCVAERNLELTLESDRRKHAEGHVSLVILPANPTVPAGALGPQPSANPPQAQILRSYLDERRLLTTRLHVVGPTYTPVSAEILVARYPDVLDRDLRHQIIRVINDFLSPLPVAALPNYPGWSFGRDVYVSEFYELLEKLEGIDYLPDILLTSQCPEQDFQCVAAEPMWNQEGDQIGLKLYDHHLPAARILPEQIVIVPNTKFRVVALQIKVTPVPGTDIPDLKQRIKATVRSLLQSLRQQPNPSNKNPTRINVLNNQNAAIAFRLTRLERISQSSLQFLERDFEDKNSGPIQGVQAIRISDFSDGIRVEPDEVIDLRLHIQIEEG; this is encoded by the coding sequence ATGCCCCTGGAACTCCCCAACCTGGACGATCGCACCTACGAGGATCTGGTCAAAGAAGCCCTCAGCATGATTCCCACCTATGCCCCTGATTGGACCAACTACAATCCCTCTGATCCCGGTATCACGCTGATTGAGCTATTTGCTTACCTAAGTGAAATGCTGATTTACCGGCTCAATCGGGTTACGGATGAGAATATTCTCACCTTCCTCACTCTGTTGAATGGACCGGGTTGGGTGCCCGCTCAGGATTTACGGGAAGAGGTTCGCAAGTCCGTATTACATTTGCGATCGCGCTATCGGGCGGTGACCCGGGAAGATTATGAACTACTGAGTACGGAAAATTTCAATCGCTGGCTGGGGCGGATGCAGGAAGCGGAGCGGAGCGGTAATTCCACTGGTCTGGAGGAATGGTGGACGGTAACCGGGTTGGAGCGAACTCAGGACTCTAATCTGCCCTCCCGCCTAAAGCCCATTCAGCGGGCGCATTGTGTGGCGGAACGGAATCTGGAATTGACCCTGGAGAGCGATCGCCGCAAGCACGCCGAAGGGCATGTCAGCCTGGTCATTCTACCCGCCAATCCCACGGTACCTGCCGGGGCATTGGGTCCCCAGCCCTCGGCAAACCCGCCTCAAGCTCAAATTTTGCGGAGCTATCTGGATGAACGCCGCCTGCTCACCACCCGCCTGCATGTGGTGGGACCCACCTACACTCCGGTCAGTGCCGAGATTCTGGTTGCCCGCTATCCTGATGTGCTGGATCGGGATTTGCGTCATCAGATCATTCGCGTCATCAATGATTTTCTCAGTCCCCTGCCAGTGGCAGCATTACCGAACTATCCGGGCTGGAGCTTTGGGCGGGATGTGTATGTCTCTGAGTTCTACGAGTTGTTAGAAAAGCTGGAAGGGATTGATTATTTACCGGACATTTTGCTGACCAGCCAGTGCCCGGAACAAGACTTCCAGTGTGTTGCGGCAGAACCGATGTGGAATCAGGAGGGTGACCAGATTGGGTTGAAGCTATACGACCACCATCTGCCCGCTGCCCGCATTCTGCCGGAACAGATTGTGATTGTTCCCAATACGAAATTCCGGGTCGTGGCACTCCAGATTAAGGTCACTCCTGTTCCTGGTACGGATATTCCTGACTTAAAACAACGAATTAAGGCAACGGTGCGATCGCTGCTGCAATCCCTGCGCCAGCAACCCAATCCAAGCAACAAGAACCCTACTCGAATAAATGTTCTCAATAACCAGAATGCAGCGATCGCCTTCCGGTTAACTCGCTTAGAGCGAATTTCCCAGAGTTCCCTGCAATTTCTGGAAAGGGATTTTGAAGACAAAAATTCAGGACCCATTCAGGGCGTACAGGCGATCAGAATTAGTGATTTTTCCGATGGAATCCGCGTTGAACCCGATGAAGTGATTGACCTGCGCCTGCACATTCAGATTGAAGAAGGCTAA